One window of the Camelus ferus isolate YT-003-E chromosome 12, BCGSAC_Cfer_1.0, whole genome shotgun sequence genome contains the following:
- the BCDIN3D gene encoding RNA 5'-monophosphate methyltransferase gives MAASMKRATGGVEEASAEKEQRALEPGAAPFGNFPHYSRFHPPEQRLLLLPPELLHRLFPQSPETRPILGLDVGCNSGDLSVALYKHFLSLHDGETCSDASKELHLLCCDIDPVLVERAEKECPFPDGLTFITLDFMNQRTRKILLGSFLSQFGRSVFDIGFCMSVTMWIHLNHGDQGLWEFLAHLSSLCRYLLVEPQPWKCYRAAARRLRKLGLHDFDHFHSLAIRGDMANQIVQILTQDHGMELVCCFGNTSWDRSLLLFRAKQTTATHSSPDSLIEEGKERNRLRFWRQ, from the exons ATGGCGGCGTCCATGAAGCGGGCCACCGGGGGCGTTGAGGAGGCCTCGGCGGAAAAGGAACAGCGAGCTCTGGAACCCGGGGCCGCCCCATTCGGAAATTTTCCTCATTATTCCCGGTTCCACCCTCCAGAGCAACGGCTCCTCCTCTTGCCCCCAGAGCTACTTCACCGGCTCTTCCCTCAGAGTCCCGAGACGAGGCCGATCCTGGGGCTCGACGTGGGGTGTAACTCCGGG GATCTGAGTGTGGCTCTATACAAACATTTCCTTTCCCTACACGATGGGGAGACCTGCTCAGATGCCTCAAAAGAACTCCATCTCCTCTGCTGCGACATAGATCCAGTCCTGGTGGAGCGAGCTGAAAAAGAATGCCCTTTTCCTGATGGCTTGACCTTTATCACCCTGGACTTCATGAATCAGAGGACCCGGAAAATTCTCTTGGGCTCTTTCTTAAGCCAGTTTGGACGTTCGGTTTTTGATATTGGCTTCTGCATGTCAGTAACCATGTGGATTCATCTGAACCATGGGGACCAAGGCCTGTGGGAGTTTCTGGCCCACCTTTCTTCCCTATGCCGCTACCTGCTTGTGGAACCACAGCCCTGGAAGTGTTACCGGGCAGCTGCAAGGCGTCTCCGGAAACTAGGCCTCCATGATTTTGACCACTTCCACTCCCTTGCCATCCGAGGTGATATGGCCAATCAGATTGTGCAGATCTTGACCCAGGACCATGGCATGGAATTAGTATGCTGCTTTGGCAACACCAGCTGGGACCGAAGCCTTCTCCTCTTCAGGGCAAAACAAACAACAGCGACTCATTCATCCCCTGATTCACTGatagaagaggggaaagaaaggaacagattAAGATTCTGGAGACAGTGA